The following are encoded together in the Kribbella sp. CA-293567 genome:
- a CDS encoding metallophosphoesterase, with the protein MKQSRPSDLSEEELGFRIRGPVRWLLPSVLSSIGIKAVLSGIFGAYADKRELQSSLPADHYQHGTEELWFDFVADLGDGFDATYTVASLLAAPELEPVDGLRLPRASLLVMGGDEVYPAASSTAYEDRTKGPYRAALPEPADPPTLFALPGNHDWYDGLTAFLRVFAQQRDVGGWKTEQGRSYFAINLPQRWWLVAVDTQFSGYIDAPQLDYFRNALASMQKGDAVILCTPTPAWVHAGAGGETHEYDTIRFFDREIIRPLGGVTRVMLSGDSHHYARYAERDGSGQRITSGGGGAFLSATHLLPSSLTLPPKVSRVADVNEVATFDNQQTYPEARESKRLARGIYKLPFRNPGFWGLTAALQTVLALLVQFGLAAEPNGIFDLLAAWTPAAFGVALTVVAGVLFSRFGLVRSGWAAAFAGFLHSLAHLALMIAWAAVLFRLSQDAADWITVLVALVVTPVLVGFVDAELVAAYLLIAGKFGFNMNELFAGQSIEDYKGFLRMHINRAGDLTIYPLKVPKVCHAWKADPSGSPETPWLIPDGPTLRAALIEPPIEVPRGTTLPGTDTTAVL; encoded by the coding sequence GTGAAGCAGAGCCGCCCTTCTGATCTGTCCGAGGAAGAGCTCGGATTCCGCATCCGGGGACCAGTGCGCTGGTTGCTGCCGTCCGTGCTCAGCAGTATCGGCATCAAGGCTGTGCTGTCAGGCATCTTCGGCGCGTACGCCGACAAGCGGGAGCTGCAGAGTTCGTTGCCCGCCGACCACTATCAGCACGGCACCGAGGAGTTGTGGTTCGACTTCGTCGCCGATCTGGGGGACGGGTTCGACGCGACGTACACGGTGGCTTCGTTGCTGGCCGCCCCTGAACTCGAGCCGGTCGACGGGTTGCGCCTGCCGCGCGCGTCGCTGCTGGTGATGGGAGGCGACGAGGTCTACCCGGCCGCGTCGTCGACGGCGTACGAGGATCGCACGAAGGGCCCGTACCGCGCCGCCCTGCCGGAGCCGGCCGACCCGCCGACCTTGTTCGCCCTGCCCGGCAATCACGACTGGTACGACGGTCTGACGGCATTCCTGCGCGTCTTCGCCCAGCAGCGCGACGTCGGCGGCTGGAAGACCGAGCAGGGCCGCAGCTACTTCGCGATCAACCTGCCGCAGCGGTGGTGGCTCGTTGCCGTCGACACCCAGTTCAGCGGGTACATCGACGCGCCGCAACTCGACTACTTCCGCAACGCACTCGCCTCGATGCAGAAGGGCGACGCGGTCATCCTCTGTACGCCGACGCCCGCGTGGGTGCACGCCGGCGCCGGTGGCGAAACGCACGAGTACGACACCATTCGCTTCTTCGACCGCGAGATCATCCGGCCGCTCGGCGGGGTCACCCGGGTGATGCTGTCAGGGGACTCGCACCACTACGCCCGGTACGCCGAACGCGACGGCAGCGGTCAGCGCATCACCAGCGGTGGAGGCGGCGCCTTCCTCTCGGCGACCCACCTGCTGCCTTCGTCGCTCACCCTGCCGCCGAAGGTCTCGCGCGTTGCCGACGTCAACGAGGTCGCCACCTTCGACAACCAGCAGACCTATCCCGAGGCGCGCGAGTCGAAACGACTGGCGCGCGGGATCTACAAGCTTCCCTTCCGCAACCCCGGCTTCTGGGGGTTGACGGCCGCGCTGCAAACCGTGTTGGCGCTACTCGTCCAGTTCGGCCTCGCTGCTGAGCCGAACGGCATCTTCGACCTCCTCGCGGCCTGGACCCCGGCCGCCTTCGGGGTTGCGCTCACCGTCGTCGCCGGCGTTCTGTTCTCCCGCTTCGGGCTGGTCCGCAGCGGCTGGGCCGCCGCCTTCGCAGGTTTCCTGCATTCGCTGGCCCATCTGGCCCTGATGATCGCCTGGGCCGCAGTGCTCTTCCGGCTCAGCCAGGACGCGGCCGACTGGATCACGGTGCTGGTCGCCTTGGTGGTGACGCCCGTACTGGTGGGCTTCGTGGACGCCGAACTGGTCGCGGCGTACCTGCTGATCGCGGGGAAGTTCGGCTTCAACATGAACGAGCTGTTCGCCGGGCAGAGCATCGAGGACTACAAGGGATTCCTGCGGATGCACATCAACCGGGCGGGAGATCTGACCATCTATCCGCTGAAGGTGCCCAAGGTCTGCCACGCGTGGAAAGCCGATCCGTCGGGTTCCCCGGAAACCCCATGGCTGATCCCG
- a CDS encoding ABC transporter permease — MSTTAGPAENADLAALAARHGLTRSSARPPLGGYLRELWGRRQFIVSYARARTYSMYAGARLGSIWQVLTPLMNAAVYYLAFGVLLGTKNGIDNYAAFLICGMFVFTYTQRSMTEGSRALALNMSLIRTLHFPRATLPLAYVLNELNQMAVSMGIVFILVGVTDGLSWSWFLVVPALLLQTMFNLGMTLIFARIGTFVSDISQLLPFVTRTWLYASGIFFSIPDKLRDLDAPGWVIHLLALNPISAYIDLVRRALLDGHERNALPNAWPIAAGWAVVVLAGGFVFFWRAEDRYGRG, encoded by the coding sequence ATGTCCACTACGGCCGGGCCGGCCGAAAACGCCGACCTGGCGGCGCTGGCAGCACGACATGGCCTGACCAGAAGCTCCGCGAGACCTCCACTCGGCGGCTATCTGCGTGAGCTGTGGGGACGCCGGCAGTTCATCGTCAGCTACGCCCGTGCCCGCACCTACTCCATGTACGCCGGCGCGCGGCTCGGCTCGATCTGGCAGGTGCTCACGCCGCTGATGAACGCGGCGGTCTACTACCTGGCGTTCGGCGTCCTGCTGGGCACGAAGAACGGCATCGACAACTACGCCGCCTTCCTGATCTGCGGCATGTTCGTCTTCACCTACACCCAGCGCTCGATGACCGAGGGGTCGCGCGCGCTGGCGCTGAACATGTCGCTGATCCGCACCCTGCACTTCCCGCGGGCGACGCTGCCGCTGGCCTACGTGCTGAACGAGCTGAACCAGATGGCCGTCTCGATGGGCATCGTGTTCATCCTGGTCGGCGTGACCGACGGGCTCAGCTGGAGCTGGTTCCTGGTGGTGCCCGCGCTGCTGCTGCAGACCATGTTCAATCTCGGTATGACGTTGATCTTCGCCCGGATCGGCACTTTCGTGTCAGACATCAGCCAGTTGCTGCCGTTCGTCACCCGGACCTGGCTCTACGCCTCCGGCATCTTCTTCTCGATCCCCGACAAGCTCCGCGATCTCGACGCGCCGGGATGGGTGATCCACCTGCTCGCGCTCAACCCGATCTCGGCGTACATCGATCTGGTCCGCCGCGCCCTGCTGGACGGCCACGAGCGCAACGCGCTGCCGAACGCGTGGCCGATCGCGGCGGGGTGGGCGGTCGTCGTACTGGCCGGCGGGTTCGTGTTCTTCTGGCGCGCGGAAGACAGGTACGGCCGTGGCTGA
- a CDS encoding ABC transporter ATP-binding protein codes for MAEQIPTVIADHVNIIYKVIAGQGGKGTAATAFRRILKRQDRPTIREVHAVKDVTFTAYKGDAIGVIGRNGSGKSTLLRAIAGLLPPASGAIYTGGQPSLLGVNAAMMNDLTGDRNVVLGCLAMGMSQAEIAARYDEIVEFSGIGDFIDLPMSTYSSGMAARLKFAIASAKTHDILLVDEALATGDAEFRVRSEQKIKDLRSEAGTVFLVSHSLDVVLDTCNRAIWLDKGVLRMDGDVREVVGAYNREATAAR; via the coding sequence GTGGCTGAGCAGATTCCGACGGTGATCGCGGACCATGTCAACATCATCTACAAGGTGATCGCGGGGCAGGGCGGCAAGGGCACCGCGGCGACCGCGTTCCGGCGGATCCTGAAGCGTCAGGACCGGCCGACGATCCGCGAGGTGCACGCGGTCAAGGACGTCACGTTCACGGCGTACAAGGGCGATGCGATCGGCGTGATCGGGCGCAACGGGTCCGGCAAGTCGACGCTGCTGCGCGCGATCGCCGGGCTGCTGCCGCCCGCCTCCGGCGCGATCTACACCGGCGGGCAGCCGTCGCTGCTCGGCGTGAACGCGGCGATGATGAACGACCTGACCGGCGACCGGAACGTCGTCCTCGGCTGCCTGGCGATGGGTATGTCGCAGGCCGAGATCGCCGCGCGGTACGACGAGATCGTGGAGTTCTCCGGCATCGGCGACTTCATCGACCTGCCGATGTCGACCTACTCGTCGGGGATGGCGGCGCGGCTGAAGTTCGCGATCGCGTCGGCGAAGACCCACGACATCCTGCTGGTCGACGAGGCGCTGGCGACCGGGGACGCGGAGTTCCGGGTCCGGTCGGAGCAGAAGATCAAGGACCTGCGGTCGGAGGCAGGCACAGTCTTCCTGGTCAGCCACAGCCTGGACGTCGTACTGGACACCTGCAACCGCGCGATCTGGCTGGACAAGGGCGTCCTGCGGATGGACGGGGATGTGCGCGAGGTGGTCGGGGCGTACAACCGCGAGGCGACTGCCGCGAGGTAG
- a CDS encoding DUF3291 domain-containing protein, producing MPQLALYTFGVLKSPLTDPAPATREFHASGGSVYGEVGRQPGYIAHAQAADRSLGTQTDFDSDWGEWGEFAVPAWYRKGRTAETIALAATLSLWTDLPSAFGFVYAGLHRTALNRRYDWFEKTGHPGHVFWWVAEEMVPTWQDGVAKLEHLHDHGSTPYGFTFQHAFDPGGGRTLKIS from the coding sequence ATGCCCCAGCTTGCTCTGTACACGTTCGGCGTCCTGAAGTCGCCTCTCACCGATCCAGCACCTGCTACGCGGGAGTTCCACGCGAGCGGCGGGTCCGTCTACGGGGAGGTCGGCCGGCAACCTGGATACATCGCTCATGCTCAAGCGGCCGACCGCAGCCTGGGCACGCAGACCGATTTCGACTCGGACTGGGGCGAATGGGGAGAGTTCGCTGTTCCGGCCTGGTACCGGAAGGGCCGCACCGCGGAGACCATCGCGCTGGCGGCGACCCTCTCACTCTGGACCGATCTGCCATCCGCCTTCGGCTTCGTCTACGCCGGTCTGCACCGCACGGCGCTCAACCGGCGCTACGACTGGTTCGAGAAGACGGGACACCCGGGGCACGTGTTCTGGTGGGTCGCCGAGGAGATGGTCCCCACCTGGCAGGACGGGGTCGCCAAGCTGGAACACCTGCACGACCACGGCTCCACGCCGTACGGGTTCACCTTCCAGCACGCCTTCGATCCCGGCGGCGGGCGCACTCTGAAGATCAGCTAG
- a CDS encoding glycosyltransferase family 2 protein produces the protein MSLSSWPPVSVVMPVLNEERHLEEAVGRVLDQEYPGELEVVLAIGPSKDRTQAIAARLAAADQRITIVANPTGKTPAGLNTGISHARHDIVVRVDGHGVLTQGYITRAVEVLHESGADNVGGVMAAEGRTPIEMAVACAYRSRLGLGASTFHQGGKAGPADTVYLGVFRRAALERVGGFDESMHRAQDWELNYRIRKTGGLIWFSPDLSVTYRPRSSLKDVAKQFFHTGQWRREVIRRHPETANKRYLAPPVAVVLLALGTIMGIVGLATGISILDIGFLAPLGYALLLLVGSAMEGRYLPWKALFWLPLICATMHVSWGLGFLIGLQERPAPPATAPGAPASA, from the coding sequence ATGTCCTTGTCTTCCTGGCCCCCCGTCTCCGTCGTGATGCCGGTGCTGAACGAGGAACGCCACCTCGAAGAGGCCGTAGGTCGCGTACTCGACCAGGAGTACCCCGGCGAGCTCGAGGTGGTGCTCGCGATCGGTCCGAGCAAGGACAGAACCCAGGCGATCGCCGCCCGGCTGGCCGCGGCCGACCAGCGGATCACGATCGTCGCGAACCCGACCGGCAAGACGCCGGCCGGCCTGAACACCGGGATCTCGCACGCCCGCCACGACATCGTCGTACGGGTCGACGGGCACGGCGTACTGACCCAGGGCTACATCACCCGCGCGGTCGAGGTGCTGCACGAGAGCGGCGCCGACAACGTGGGCGGCGTGATGGCGGCCGAGGGCCGGACGCCGATCGAGATGGCCGTGGCCTGCGCCTACCGGTCGCGGCTCGGTCTGGGCGCCTCCACCTTCCACCAGGGCGGCAAGGCCGGTCCGGCGGACACCGTGTACCTCGGCGTCTTCCGCCGCGCCGCGCTGGAGCGGGTCGGCGGCTTCGACGAGTCGATGCACCGGGCACAGGACTGGGAGCTCAACTACCGCATCCGCAAGACCGGCGGCCTGATCTGGTTCAGCCCCGACCTGTCGGTGACGTACCGCCCGCGCTCCTCGCTGAAGGACGTCGCCAAACAGTTCTTCCACACCGGCCAGTGGCGCCGCGAGGTCATCCGCCGCCACCCGGAGACCGCAAACAAGCGCTACCTGGCCCCGCCGGTAGCGGTCGTCCTGCTGGCCCTCGGCACCATCATGGGCATCGTCGGCCTCGCCACCGGCATCAGCATCCTCGACATCGGCTTCCTGGCTCCCCTCGGCTACGCCCTCCTCCTGCTGGTCGGCTCCGCCATGGAAGGCCGCTACCTCCCCTGGAAAGCCCTCTTCTGGCTCCCCCTGATCTGCGCCACCATGCACGTCTCCTGGGGCCTCGGCTTCCTGATCGGCCTCCAGGAACGCCCGGCCCCGCCCGCCACGGCCCCCGGGGCTCCTGCTTCGGCCTAG